The DNA sequence GAGAGCTCACAGGCCCAATATTCTCTCTGATAAATTGACGACCTTTTAACTTTTACCGACTGAATCTTCATAAACTGCTCTTGTATTTCgtaatgaagaaacacaaatcCCCCATGTAACTGTGCAGCCATGTTTTAAAcagtctttttattttgtattttttggaaCAACAATCGATCTATATGGTACTTAAGAAATAAAATGGACAAGTCTACGCAGACTACAGTATATGTATTACCAGGATATATTTGTTACTGTTGTCTTGGTCTTTCTATGGGAAAAATCCCTATCTCATagtattataataaaatattttttcaaccCCATAATTGTATTGATCTGTGGGGAATTCATCCTCTCTGCGGTAAAGAAACATCATGAGACTTTCATTGTGGTTACTTTGTAAATATACATAATAAATGATGATTCTGTACAGGGGCAATATCTGAAATGTGTTACAATAATTAAATATGCTGAGGAAAGAGGTTTTGACCCTTTCACAACCCGTGGATGACTCCAGATTACTCTGACCAATAATCTGTTCAGAAAGTTTTTGTAAACCTGCTGGAGTTGAACTAAGAAGCTGCTTCACGTCCcgtggccaccagggggccactATAAGAGCAGATTGTGTCAAACACACCAAATACATTCACTTAATATATTTTCCTGTCTACCTGGCACgcaaataaaatcagttttagTCTTAAGCCTACAGGTCATTTTAGAGTCCTGTGAATCAGATTATATGAATGATGGCTGTGTGTAACGTCATGCGatcatgtttgtctttgtagGAGAATTTGAAGAGGAGTCGAAGCAACCAGTGCTGTCAACAGAACAACAGAAACACCAACTCAAGCACAGAGAGCTCTTTTTGTCTCGACAGTTTGAATCTCTACCTGCTACCCACATACGGTATGTGTTCCCAGGAGCCTCAGACATTGCTGCACCTTGTTCTCAACCCTGACACCTACAATGCACAGCCGTTATGAAATTGATATGTTCTGTCCCAGCTCAGGTCATCCCATTTTCTTTCTAGGAAGAGTTGTCCCTCCTTTTTTAGTCAATTAAATGCAGTACAGCTTTCTATACTGGCTGCAATATTGTAGTATTAAGTATAATTTATTAAACCTTGTTTTTGTGGAAAGTCTTTTCATCATTGTCTCGGACATCCTGGTTTCTGAATGTCTCCTCACTGTCTCCTCAGAGGGAAATGTAATGTCACCCTCCTCAATGAAACAGATGTTTTGGTTGGCTACCTGGAGAAGGAGGTAAGAAAACCCACTTATTCTTAGTTTGTCCTGCGAAAATACAAAGACACTgtgaaaaaactgaaagaacacTATTGTTTGGCAGGCAGCTGTAATATGTTGTAATTTCTGTGCAGGATTGTTTCTTCTACTCGTTGGTGTTCGACCCTCTCCAGAAGACTCTGTTGGCAGATCAGGGCGAGATCCGTGTGGGCTCCAAGTACCAGGCAGAGATCCCTGACAAGCTAGCTGAGGGTGGGTGGAGATGGAAAGAAGACAAATGTTTCCTGAATTCAGTCCCTTCTTAAACCCTTAAAAACAGTAGTGAGACCATTAACGGTACAGAGTGGATTTTCCTGAGTGTCCAGTAGATAATGTTGAAACAAGTTCCTCCTCTTTCAGGTGAATCCGATAACCGGatgcaggagaagctggagaccAAGGTGTGGGACCCTAACAACCAGCTCAAAGACCCCCAGATCGACCAGTTTCTGGTGGTGGCAAGGTAATGCTCCCTTGCCATCTGTCACCCAGTTACTGCATCTTCATTTCTAGATCCTGTTGCCATGACAATGTCTGGCTCTTCCATCAGCAGGGCAGATTTCTAGAAAAGAAATCCAAGATATGTAAATCTCAAAATAACATGCAACATAATTTATGGGAGGTTAACCtaatatttaaacatgttgTATTATTTCACACATGAGTTTTTGGGTATATAAACATTTCGGAGgatcaggaggtagagcgggtttGATCCCCGTCTCACCCATTTCGAAGTGTCCTGGGACTGAACCCCAATTTATCCCTAACTGCCGTGCCAACAGTatatgatgtttgtgtgtttggcaaAACTGGActttaaagtgctttgagtttTCAGACTATAAagatgctatataaatacagaccatttttaaaaaatgcattagAATATGTATAACAGACAGTGCTTAATGGTATGGTGCATCACATTTGTATTAATAAAATCTATAGTGTTCTTTTTGGAAGTAATCACTGAGCTGTCCACCATTTGTTCCACTCCGACTAGTGATCCTTCACTCAACATTCAGCAGTATACACATAACTGTCGAAACACTAGTGGTGTCTCCCGGTTCCAATTGTAGTGAAGACAGATCAGTGATGATAAccagtatttgttttgtttcagagcTGTGGGGACGTTTGCTCGGGCCCTGGactgcagcagctccatccGCCAGCCCAGCCTCCATAtgagtgcagcagcagcctccagaGACATCAcactggtgagaccctattgaaagtatttaaaaataatacaaatattgtttatttatccaGGAATAGGTGACAGAAACATCTTATTCACCGTTTGTTACGTTTTATTTGAAATAGGTACTCATTCCAATGACCCATATCTTGTGTCCTTTCTGTAAAGTTAACAACAAGAAAGTCCATATATTAACAGAGTCAAAACTAGTTCATTGACAACATTTGTACGTCgtgtaaaattatacaaatgAAGGCTGGATAACAAACCAGGAACAGCAGGGGTGTTCCTGTGCCCCAGATCGCCCAAAAGCCCCAGGTCCATTCTCTCTTAATTGGATGCATAGAATTTGATTAATAGTAATTTtctcatattgtttttttcacctCCTGAATTAGCAATACCCCAAAATCTTAAATCATCTTTATAATCTTAATATGTTATCCTGCATGGTGAAGTATACAGTTTATTGACAGGTGGTTATTTCTGACAGTTTTGTTTAGGTCTGTGTATTTTACAGTCAAGAAAAAGCTGAGTGATGGGGTGAAAGCACCAGTAACTGGAAACGTTGTTTGTCGCTGAAGTGTTTGTCCGAGAGTCTGTACTGGCTCACTGCAGTTAATGCATGATGGGTTACATGGAGCGCTCACGCTGCTGGCAATATTAGATGTGTTATGGGATACACTTCCTATCTTAACTGGCTCAGACTTACACAGCTCCATTATGttcatttaaagtgtttattgAAGAAAAGTATTCATAATTAtgtgatgagagagagagctagagagagacacacagacagacaggttcaATTGTGAACAGTACCCAACCCTAGTGGGGAGAGACTCTGATCAGGTTTTCAAAGTTTATGTTTTGTGCACAAGGTCGGTTTTAATGGTGATATTTAACCATTGTACTGTACTTTTTGGCAACACATTAGCCCTATAAACCCAAATGTCTGACTGATCAACAAAGTAACACTAATGGTCAGTTGGCCAAGTATTGAGCTTTAGCCATAGGCTCTTTCAAACTGAATTGCGTGAACAGTTTCTACTTTATTATCAGCGGACTGTGTTTCAAGCTTGCTGTCTTCTTCACTCCAGCGAACAACTTTTCAGGCTCTTTTAGAGACTAATCACTTAACTTTCTGTTAgagtttgtagttttgcttGCAAGTGTGAGGTCGGGCTTTCCCTCCATAGTCATACCTCTAAATGTTTCATTTCAACTGACAACACAGCAGCTGACATGGTTGTGAATGAATCTACCTTTCTCTCTCACTAATCATTTTACATGTAAATCCGTCACTGCCGTCACGGGCCACTTGCATGTCTGGTGATTTTGTCAGATTACATTGTATTTATAAAATCAGGATTGTATCAGAGCCAGAACAGCAGTTTGTAAATGGCTTTTGAGTGACTGTTGGTTCTCAATGTTATCTCAAGTGGCCACATCAAAGTCGCCGTTTCATACTTGTTCCAGAAAAACAAGTCAATGAGAACAGCTTTAGTTTCTTTCCATTCTGAGTTGTATTTGGAGGGATTTCACAGTAGTTTACGACCTAAATTTCAACCGGGTACTAAATGATCGTGTAGAGCTTAAAAAATTACTGTATTTGGAACAATGATAAAGCGGTTGTTTGGCACATTCGTAGACTCAAATGTTCCAATTAGTGACATTTAATTGAAATGAGAAATCTCTAATGGCAATATTATTGCCTGATGAGAAGTACTGTCTTGGAGGCTGAAGCTCATATGTTGTCTGTGACTTTTCTCTGCTCTTAGTTTCATGCAATGGATACGCTGCAGAAGAACAGCTATGACCTGGCCAAAGCCATGTCCACCCTCGTCCCTCAGGGAGGTCCAGTGCTCTGCCGTGATGAGATGGAGGAATGGAGCGCCTCAGAGGCCATGTTGTTTGAGGAGGCTCTGGAGAAATACGGGAAAGACTTCAACGACATTCGTCAGGACTTTGTAAGCTCTCCCACTCTAATGTCTCTTACACCATAGATGTGGAAACTTTAATAGTGCTAATAAATCCTGTAAACGTCAGCTATGTGAACTTAATTGAGTTGTATTGTACACATTCTTTATGTACAATTTGAGTTCAATAGATGTTTTTATTCCTCAGTTACCCTGGAAGTCACTAGCCAGTGTGGTCCAGTTCTATTACATGTGGAAGACTACGGACCGCTACATCCAACAGGTAGGCCCTCACCCATCCTTAAAACACCAAGTATCACTGTTtgatttggtttttaaaatatctctatCAAGTTACTCAAAAATCCCAAATGTTGTCTCTCAATCAGAAACGACTAAAGGCAGCGGAGGCAGATAGCAAGCTGAAGCAGGTGTACATCCCCACCTAGTGAGTATAACTGTCAACTGCTACACCACAAATCTATATTGACTTAGAACTGCTGTCAAAATAACCCTCTGTCCTCCCCATTTCTTAACCAGCACCAAACCCAACCCCAACCAGATCATGGCTCCTGGAAGCAAGCCTGGTATGAACGGGGCCACTGGCTTTCAGAAAGGACTCAGCTGTGAGAGCTGCCACAGTAAGTACACACAGGATCAGAGATCTgaagggaaaaaaggaaacaagacTTATTCTAGATCAACACTTATCAATATCCTCttaatagaagaaaaaaaaatattagatTTAAGTAATGGttctattttactttgaaaatatatttctttctattttttttgtcatgacaCAATATATCATCATATCGCTGTACTGCTAAACTTGAGTTGCTTTTATTGTCAGTTATTAAAGATTTGTGCTTTGAGTCCAAGTTTTGATCAGACAAAATGTGCATTTCAAAATCAACAGTACACGGACATGGTGTTTTAAGTACAGTCATTGGGTTTTTTCCAGTCAGTTCCAAGTGTAAAATGTTGGAATAAGATGGTTGGAGTTCCACATAATGAAGCTGTAGACTTATTTTTGCACAATCCATCTATAAACCAGCGCAACTCACAAAAAGACTTAGTAACTACATCTAGTAGTTGTCCCCCTAACAAAAACTGCCCTGTCTCTAACCCAGCGGCCCAGTCTGCTCAGTGGTATGCCTGGGGTCCTCCCAACATGCAGTGCAGACTATGCGCCTCCTGCTGGATCTACTGGAAGAAGTATGGGGGTCTGAAGACCCCCACACAGCTAGAGGGCGCTGCCAGGGGTGGCTCTGTAAGTCTCTTTTTTTCAGATCTCACCTTAGTTATTTGATATTGgttaaaaacattaaagaaataaacTATGCACTCTGGATGCCTAATGGTCGCTCTCTTGTCCTTCTCTGTCCAGGAGTCAGGACCCCGTGGTCACATGACACGCCAGGAGGTCCAGGGCCTGTCACCGTTCACCCGCAATGAGGGTCGAGctaagctgctggctaaaaacCGCCAGACGTTCATCCTGCAGACAACCAAGCTAACCCGCATCGCTCGGCGGGTGTGTGAGGACATCCTGCAGCCTCGCCGCGCTGCACGGCGACCGTACGCCTCCATCAACTCCAACGCGGTCAAGGCCGAgtgtatgtgcacacacattctcacttGTTTCCTGATGCAATGTCTTTAGTCAATTCTAAGTCTAAATGTACTGTAGGTCAGTGAGTGACtggacatgtgtgtttgttcaggtaTGATCAGGCTTCCCAAAGCCACAAAAACACCTCTAAAGACCAAGGTGGTGCCTCGACCATCACTGGCCACTATAGTGAAGGATTTAGGTAAGTGCACGTCATGAGACCACCACTCCTTTCTGCAACCCCTTAAATACCAAACAGCTACTCCTGCCTTATCTGTCCTCTAGTCTgagtatttgtttttgtgtctctgtagCCATCTCGGCTCCTCTGAAACTGAAGGCATCCAGAGGACCTCCAACACCCATCAACAGGAACCAGGCCAGCCAGCCTAGAGTGGGCCAAAGCCTCCTGGGAAAGAGGGGCTTTGACAGCGTCAGTCATTCTCACATACCCCAGCATGGGTGGCTTATCTTTAGATGTTATATGCTAACATAGGCTACAGTAGAACACCCTTACAAAAACTTAACCGTGACTGTTGACATTCAACTTCAGCACATTTTCCTCTGCAATTttactgtgttttcaaagtaaacCTGGCCATATCATTCTAACATCTTCCTCAGCCTatcttttgtcattttcacatAAGCATCTTCACTTACATGCTGTGTGTTGCTCAAATGAACAACACAAGTGATTCATTATTCTTGTTTTTCATTGGTTCACAGGCTACAGGAGTGCCCTACCCAGCCAATGGGAGGCCGTATACGTCAGGTATGAGGACCACATCCCAGTCGGTCATCAAGCGGCAGAAGGTCAGCCAGGGCGAAGCTCCCAACCCTGTGGTGTTTGTGGCTACAAAGGACACTAGGTACATTTGCTGTCTCTGGCGGTAACAAACTGCGCTGCACCTGCCATCAGTCTATATACACTGACTGTTTGCATCGGTGACACTGAATTCAATTGTTGTAGTTTGATTTGTTATAGACCACCACCATTTactctgtgattggtccgcaTGCTACATGAGCCATATTTAAATTGACTTGAAGGAAAGAACATGCACaacatctttcttttctttgttgcagTTCTTTTTAGAAAAAGTAATTGCTCTTCAACATCTGTCAGCTCCAACGCGATCCTAGCGTAGAATCTCAATTTCACGAAATAGCAAGACTCACATTCACGTTAACTGCGTGCGTGCCTACAGCGTAGCTTtgacgcagaagcatgaattgggcttTACTACTCATTTCTGCACAGCCAGTGGACATTTAGTTTGTTAAGCTTTTTTAGCATTCAGACTGGAAGCAGAGGAAACATCTAACCTGTAACGGTATTCTCCATCAAGCACCTGTGAAACTCACTAAGAAACTAGTGTTTCAAATTTGTTTGATCTGTCCAGAATGTTTGAAGAGCTGGAAAATCTGGTCTATTCCAACTTTTGTTCTACTTTTCTTTAGCTATGTCCACGATCATCCATCAGTTATAATAACATTGTATGCATCAACATAAATTACAGACATCAGtgatcacagtgacatcactaATAATTATTCCAGCAGGCCGAGAAAAACAAGCAATTGGGTCATAACATGTAGAAGCAACAACAGCAGGTCAACCATCATGCAATCAGTTTTCATGAAAAACTAATGATCCAAAATAAGTCTGTCACTTGTTGAGTTCACTTAATCATAGACATGCTGTTCTACTACTGTGCCAGGGTAATTGGTGGTTTAATGTACAGAAAGTATATGAACGCATGCACACCCAAATAATAAGCACTAGGGTCTGGACAGAGGCAACAAAAACCAGAAGATAAGAAATGTCTACACACCAGTGGAGGTTCCCACCAACTTTTTAACTACCTCCCCAGGTATCCACCTTTCATGTGCATACCATGATGTGTTCTCCTGCTGGTTTCTTTCACCCAGGGCTCTGAGGAAACATCTGACCCAGTCAGAGATGCGTCGGGCAGCGAGAAAACCTCATCTGCTGGTCCGGATCAAGCTGCcgccaccccctcgttccctgGCCATGCCCCTGCTTCCCTCCAGCACCAGCGAACCCATCGTCCTGGAGGACTGAAGGGGATGATGGAAGGGGCGGGGTCTTTTAACAGGACACAGGGGtcgggagggagggagttggGGAGGGTCTGTGCTCAGGCTGTCAAATACAGGCAGCACAGTACGCCATACcagtagtttttttattttccctcttttcAGTGTCATTTTTCTGTAGTCCTCTGTTACTTCCCAAAAGTTGAtgtgacatacacacacacacacacacacacaagcgcttACGTGACTGTATATTTccatcataataaaaaaaaagacacacatccCCCCACTGAAACTCACTCAATACCTTGGGCTTTGTAGTATTTTATTCTAAATCCAGATGAATTACTTTTCTCCGCTTTTAAATGCCgcctgttgttttttaatgtgtaatttaaatcatatttctcATCCTGAAACAATGGTGATGAAGCACACTGTTTTTCCTCCCATGTTGCTATCTTTGTGTAAATATATGCATCATTGAAGGGGTGTGTGCCCACTGTATGTGAGGAGAATGTTTGGGAGGATGGCAATGGGAGACTCAGTGTGGGACAGCTGTAACAGGCAAGAGATCGAATCTGATCTGATTTGTAGATTTCACTCGTATGAACTGATAACTGCCAGTCGTAGGCTGTGCTCAGGCTCTTTAATCAGGTTGACAGAGCAGACTTCCGTGTTAGATCCATCTGCCAACATTTAAGTTTTTAATGAGCCTGTAACTCATCAGCTCTTCCCATCATCCGTCAGGAGCCTGTTGCTGGTGTTCAAACAGCTCCGGCCTCACCCCACTGGTTCATCCCACCTGCGTCCTCCATCTTGTGCAAGTCCTTCAGTGTCAAAAATATTGAGTGGGCACAAAACAAGTTGAGAAGTGTGAAAGTCTAGGTTTGAGAGTTTGCAGTGGCACGTGTGAGTACAGAACACAGCTGTAGACAAAGTGAGGACAGAATGTAGAGTCTATTACATGTTTTGAGTTGGCAGGAGATAGTGACAGTATTTTAACAGCAGGAGCTTCTTTGctcacagcttgaagctccacTCAGACAGTGTTGTGGAAGTAGTGCCAGTGTCAGGACTGCAACTCACCAACATTTTCATTATCGATGATTCTGCTAATTGATTTTACTGCTGATCAAGTTATCGATCAGGTTATTTCAACAGATGGTCCTAACAGCCACACTTCCTGTCAATGTTAACCAGTGATGACATGAAGCATCTAAACCGACAGGTGGAAAATTAGAGCCAGTTGAATGAGAATGCACAAGCTGTGGTGGttgttgtgatttattttttattttactgagtCGTGATTTTACCAATGTGGTTTTTCTACTGTTTGTAGAGCCTGATGTTAATCCTGGCTCAAATTTGTTTGGTGCTCACTTGATAGTTTTGTGGCTAATAATCTTCCATACTTGTGTGACGCTTCACAAGACATCACAGTGGTCTTTTTGAAAGAAGGTGAACATCTCCTGTCACTCGATTGCCAGGACTTTGGAGCCACTTTTAGACAGTTTGGAGAGAGAAGTACCCTGACTCCAGTTCTCTTCACCTCACCCTGAGGAGTCTGAACAGCCAGTCTGGAATCCTCGTCTGTTGGAGGGAAGCGTGGTGTGTTTAATGACATCCAGATGATTGTGGTTACCTTGAATTTGCACGAGTTACTGTGTGACTTGCGATGCTGAGAGAACACGTTTGGCTTTGAGGTACTATGTTTGAGTCCAAAGTGAAGCCATAATGTTGGAAAAAGGTTGATGTTCTCACCCTGAGCTAATGTTGGACTTTAGCCACAGCATTTCTGAAAATGTAGTGTTTTAATTGGTTTGAATGAAACCGTCGCAGTTATGTTACTGACCAGTTGATGAAAGTCTGTTAATAAAGCGCAATATGTAAATGTTTGGAAGACAATTAGGGCCAAAAATTTgttcttaaaaaataattttaaaaaacaagcaaaGTGAGTCTGAGGTTGAATGAGTACTTTTTTCTCCAGATAATAATTAATTGATTCAGAATTTGTTTTCCCCCATGGCCTTAATCTTCTGTAAATGTTTGATGATGCGAAGCAGAAGTGATGTTTCTGATTGTGATTGGGTATGATGATGAAAGAAGCTGTGTCAACTTGTGCTTtaatttgctttgtttgttttagttccCCCTGTCTGTACCATTATGAAAGGGTAAATACTAAAAGTAAGATGTTAATTGGATAATTATAACTCCTTTGTGTTCCTTAGCCTCAAAACAGCGAGGGGCTACTCTGGTTTTATAAGCAAGTCTGGTCCCAATGTGGGCTTTGTAATATTTCTCCCCCTCAAAAAAAGAACTGAAGTGTTGACTTTGTAGCAAATACTAATCATtgtaaagaaaagtggaaaactGGCATAttggaaacttttttttacagctAAACTGTGTATATCTCCATTATTGTGGAGATGGCTCTAATAGGCTACTGTACATGTGAAACATTGCTCTCCTTCattgggtggggggtgggggctggTCATTTGAACCTTGGGCAACATTCAAAAGGGACAGGGTGTGGATTTTTGTATGGCGGAGAGACAAAcatgttcaaattaaaagtttttctcaagtgttttttattccaATGTCTCTGTATCCTTTAATGTATCTTgataagaaaagaaataaagattttttttttctttgtggtcACATGACGGCTGCTTCTTGACTGAGTTTTAATGgttcatcagctgctgctgaaactcTGGTTTAACAGAGATGGGTGTCAACGTTCACTACTTCTTTAGTGTGTGTCCTTTTTAATCTGTGTCAATATGGTAAATACGGAAAGATTGCATTTGCTCTCCTTAGTTTCATATTCTTTGATCATATATTTCCTAGCTTTGTTTATAGTTTTAGAGAAAATACAACTGCTCCATTAGAGAAGAacaaaaagatatatatttttaaaaatctctGTGGAACCATAAACGGCATTTTTTCAACAAGACATTTCAAATAGCAGTAGGTATCAGATCTAGGTAGAAATAATcttgtaattattttattacGAGGTGATTGAGGTGGTGAATCAGTAGTTGTGGTTttatcactgatacattaatgGCTTGTTTTACTCCTAATtgaacaatcaatcaatcaagttttatttgtatagcccacattcacatatcacaattcgtctcatagggctttaacatggtgtgacatcctctgtccttaaccctcaacaagagtaaggaaaaactactaaaaacctttttaacaggtaaaaatatgtagaaacctcagagagagccacgtgtgagggatccctctcccaggacggacagaagtgcaatagatgtcaagaaTTAGCATGAGATTGAAATCAATCCCTGGGATTAATTTgatgtgttttggtttttctACCAGAAATCAATGACATACCTATCTAACTATTCTTTACTGCAATCATCACTTAACTAAATGAACTAAATGAAAGACATCTCTATTTGTACATTAGTGTACATGAAGGGCTTTTAATTGATAAATAagtttattgtaaatatttgaCTGAGGTTAATTTCCAGATGTCTGTGATATATACTATACTGAAGACAACCACTAGGGGACGGCCGAGGTATTTGGGCTTCACTACCTGAAGCTGTCGTGTTGTCCATTTATCTAtggtggagaaaaacaaaaccactaAGACCCTATCTGGTTAACCGTTAGATCAACATATCATACCTTTCTGTAATCATTAAGATGTATTCTAACCACACCAGAAGAAAGAATAGAGACACCATACTCAGAGGAGACATGGCacatttttttatgttctttGTGCCTGCATTTGGTAATATGGGACATTTGTATTAGTCTCTAAAGAAGTAGCCTAAATCACCTTTCTGTATGTATGTTAAGCTCAATATTGTCAATTTTTTAAAGCATTATGCTATATGGATAAAGCTGACTAAGAAAACGGATATGATTCATAgaaatgtcattatttttttattgacacATACAAATAAATTTCATAAAGAACCCTATCCTTAGTAAAGaaactgtaaattaattaaaaacattatattaaaGGTGTCAGACAAAAAGAGTACAAACCAGCAATCGAGTTAACCTTAGACAGCAGATACAATAGTATTCTAGCAGAGAAGCTTACTCAAAGAATATATTTAGCCTAAATCCAAGCAGTCCAGTAGTATGAAGTATGAAACCCCAGATGTCCAATGCATTTAGAGAATTTAAAGGACTGTCACAGATTACCCAAAGCTTGTTGTCCCACATTATCAATCAGATTTGAAACAGTGGGGTGACTAAAgtatgtaaagaaaaaaaaagaagaaataactaaaacactttattttagatttgaaga is a window from the Limanda limanda chromosome 22, fLimLim1.1, whole genome shotgun sequence genome containing:
- the mta2 gene encoding metastasis-associated protein MTA2; translation: MAANMYRVGDYVYFENSSSNPYLIRRIEELNKTANGNVEAKVVCLFRRRDISGNLNTLADSNAREFEEESKQPVLSTEQQKHQLKHRELFLSRQFESLPATHIRGKCNVTLLNETDVLVGYLEKEDCFFYSLVFDPLQKTLLADQGEIRVGSKYQAEIPDKLAEGESDNRMQEKLETKVWDPNNQLKDPQIDQFLVVARAVGTFARALDCSSSIRQPSLHMSAAAASRDITLFHAMDTLQKNSYDLAKAMSTLVPQGGPVLCRDEMEEWSASEAMLFEEALEKYGKDFNDIRQDFLPWKSLASVVQFYYMWKTTDRYIQQKRLKAAEADSKLKQVYIPTYTKPNPNQIMAPGSKPGMNGATGFQKGLSCESCHTAQSAQWYAWGPPNMQCRLCASCWIYWKKYGGLKTPTQLEGAARGGSESGPRGHMTRQEVQGLSPFTRNEGRAKLLAKNRQTFILQTTKLTRIARRVCEDILQPRRAARRPYASINSNAVKAECMIRLPKATKTPLKTKVVPRPSLATIVKDLAISAPLKLKASRGPPTPINRNQASQPRVGQSLLGKRGFDSATGVPYPANGRPYTSGMRTTSQSVIKRQKVSQGEAPNPVVFVATKDTRALRKHLTQSEMRRAARKPHLLVRIKLPPPPRSLAMPLLPSSTSEPIVLED